Within Butyrivibrio fibrisolvens, the genomic segment CCTTAATGTACTCAACATTACTTCCAAGAGCCATGAATCTGTACCCATTGCTATTATTGTCATCTATGCTGTATTCTCTACTGTTATCAGGCTCCTGAATGATACTTAATGTTCCGTCAAGTCCGTCAGTTGACTGCTTATATGTATACTCTTCTGCATAAAAAGCTTCCATTGCATCATAGAAAGTATCACTGCCATCATTAATTATTTTCTCGCTGTCATCATCATACTGGAATTCCAAAGAAGCAAGTTGGGCTCCATATTCGATCTTTGTTGGTATATCGAATATATCCTTCATGAGCTTCTCATATTCTTCCATAGTTATTGATTCGCCTTTAAAGGTAAACTCACTATCGCTGTCATACATGTCATATTCTGCATCCCAGTACTCAGCTGACAAGTCAAATGACTCGACTGCTTCGCCGCTTCCGTCATAAAGATCAAAGCTGTATATCTTGCGTCCCTCATGAGATGTATCCCTATGAATGATATATATACTATCTTCATACTCTATATAGCTGAGTTCTCCGGCAGTTCCCTCGCCCTGAGCCAGTACATAGACTTGTCCGTCCCTGGCATCAAGATACATTCCACCATATGGTCCATTTAATATAAGTTCATCTTCGCCGTCATTATCAAGATCAACTTTCTCATCGCTAACGCTGTAGCTATCCCACTCTTCGGGATCCTGAGGAAGGTCTTTGAACCATATCTGACTTTCAGTACCTTCATAAATGCATGTAGCACTGATATCTCCATTTATAAATTCTTCATAAAGCTCCTCTGATCCCTTGGTCTGTTCAGATTCGTCTGTGCTTGCAGTTGCAGCGCTGTTACTATCTTCTGAGATTTCCTCATTTGCCGTATCTACTACGGAAATTTCCTGTGTGCTTGAATCATTGACGCTTTCTGACTTTGATCCAATGTCAGGAGAGCTGCATCCGGTAATACCTACTGCTAATACGACTCCTATGCTTTTGGTAATAATTTTTTTATTTAATAATCTCGTCATACAACACCTCTCTAAAAAACTATGCTAAAGCTAGATTATAACATAAATATCGGCGTTCGGCTTCCATGCCTCACTTCTTTCCGATATTTATTATCTATAGCAGATGCCACCGCCTGCAAATATGTGTTAAAATAATAATCAGATTGATGCTTTTGTGTTAATTTTTCTTTAGGGGATTCAGTCGTTTATATACCTTTCGTATTTTTTCATGTAATAGATATACCAGTTGACATAATTAATAATAGTGCAGATTTCTCTTACTGACACCGCAATATCTTAAAGGGATTTGCAGAGTTAGGCAGCTTTGGGCTGACAGAATATAAATCCTCTAAGTACAACACAATGTCAGCCAGAGATGTTTGAACTGATTACATCTGTGTGGGGGAGCATTTATGAATGGCATCTCGATTCTTCTCAAGTGGCCAAGCGGCAAAAAATTTGATATTCCGGCATACCAAAAATCTCTGAAACTCGTCTGCGATATCCCGCAGATTACTGATGTTGTTGATAATCTTGAAGATGATACTCATCCTGACAATGATCTGCTTATCATTGATCCGGATATTATTCTTGAGCCTTCAAATCTTCTAAGACTTCAAAACATTTTATATTCATCATATTTCATAGGAGCAGTTCAGCCTCAGACAAGCTACGTAATGAGGTCTCTTGAATGCGAGCCCACTAATAAGTTATTCGCAGAATGCGCAGAATACGCAGGTTTTCTCGGAATGTCAGAAGAAGACTGTCTGACAGATGTTCGTTTTTTCCATGATTACTGTGTTCTTGTTAGAGGATCACTTCGAAAGAAGCTCTTCGGAACAGCAACAGGTATCTGTACAAAACTCCAGTCCGGTCTATATCAGGGGGCAGATCTTGCTCTTTCTATCCAGCGTTTTGGCTACACCTGTGTCACCAGCAAGAACTGTTTTTTCTTCAGAGAAAAAAGCACCTTTGCCAAGAGCTCTGATTCACTGACTAAGCTAAGACATGATGAATGCCTATTTAGAAAACTAGGACGAAAGATTAAAAGTGAGCGTCTTACAGTTGCTATACCTACCTGCAACCACGCCTTCTACCTTGAACGAATTCTTAATCATCTAAGTATTCAGACATGTTCTGATTTTGATATTGTTATACAAGATGATAATTCGAACACCTCAATGGCTGATGTCATCGAACGCTATGATATTGGGTTCAGACGTCGTATTTCTTTGTATAGGAATCCATTTAATATAGGTATGGATTCCAACTATGGTCTTGCACTTTCCAATGTAACTACAAATCTTGTGTGGATAGTATCTGATGAAGATATGATCAAAAAGGATGCTGTAGAGTCCATATATAAAGCGGCATTCTCTTTTCCTGACAGTGGCATATTGTACTTCCCTGTCAATATCAATTATCAGAACTTAAAGCTTCTTCCAATGCAGACTTTCGGTTCACTAAAGCATTTCATAAGATTTTTTAATACAATGCAAAGTGAAAGAGATGAACAGATCGGGGATAGCCTTATGTATCTGTCTGATAAGGTATTCAGGATTCCGGTGCTGCTTAATCGCATGAATAGTTTCTATAAATATACATACTCAGAGATACCTACAACATCGCTTCTTCTCAAAGGGCTTGATAGCGGTATTCCATGCTCACTTATACCTAAGAATCTTATAGCTGAAAGCGATATGCTAAAAAGAGATTTAGATCTATACGATATAATTAATAGAATGCGTATTATAAATGAGCTTGATATGAATATTACTTCCAAACAACGCTCAGACCTTTTTGCAATGCTATATCCACATTATCAGAAAGCTATGCGACAGTATATGACTTCTGATTACAATCCTGATGATCACTACCTTGAGACCATCTTCATAACGATCTACAGATATATCCTTCCAGAGACAAGTAAACAGATAGTCAATAATGTTATAGACATGTGCTCAACCAAAGACGGATTCAAGAAATACATGAAGGACTTATTGCATTAACTCAAACTTCGCACTTGCCAAACATACGCCACCCTTTGAGGCAGCGCCGATGCGGATAGTTTATAATGCATTTTCATATCTTTTGAAGGTGTTATAAAATTCAGGAGCATGAGAGATGGATTTTTATATTCTTCTTAGGGTCTACATGTCTGAGCGAAGCGAGTTTCAGACCCTAGAATATAAAAATCCAGATATCATGCCCTGAATTATAACACCTTCAAGATATGAAAATGCATTATAAACCATCCTCATCGGCACTGTCTCAAAGGGTGGCGTATGTTTGGCAAGTGGGAAGTTTTACACATTAGCCAAGAATAGCTTCTGCAAAGCCAATATCTTCCGGAGTTGTAATCTTGATATTGTTATATGAGCCTTCTACAAGCTTGACCTTTATATCGGAGAATGTTTCTACGACCATGGCATCATCTGTAATGCTTATGCCTTTTTCTTTGATCTCTTCCTTGCGAAGTTCCAGCTGATCATAAAGGCTTAGGATAAGTTTATAATCAAATGTCTGGGGGGTCTGAACCATCCATAACAGCTTTCTGTCCGGAGTATCTGCTGCAAATCCGTCACTGTCAGAAATTTTGATGGTATCCTTGACAGGCATTCCTACAACGCAGGCTCTATGTTCTATAGCTGCATCTATAGATCTGCGCATTATATCCTCTGTAACAAATGGTCTTGCGCCGTCATGTATCATCACATAGTCAGTATCGTTTGATACACCGTGAAGGCCAAGTCTTACTGAATCGTAGCGCTCTTTGCCGCCTTCCACGATTCTTTTTACTTTGGTAAAACCATATTTATCTACGATCTCAGTCTTGCAATAATCTATATCTCCTGGAGATACCACAAGGACTATTTCGTCTGTGAAGCTATCTTCAAATGCTTTTAAGGCGTAGTAAATAAGAGGCCTTTTGTTTATCTCCATATACTGCTTCTTGATATCACTATGCATCCTTGAGCCGCTTCCTGCTGCAAGGACTATCGCTGCTGTTTTAATATTCTCTGCCATTATCTGATACTGCCTTTTTCTTATTTTTGGGAGCTTCGTCCATGGAATCTTCTCTCCCTGTCTCCAAGGGGAAGATTAGGTACTGCATTTAACGAAAGGTCAGCCCTTTCACCTTTCATATATTCATAGTATCCTGCTGCACCTATCATAGCAGCATTGTCTGTACACAGAACAGGTGATGGTCTGTAGAATCTTATATTATTGTCCTTGCAGGCTTTTTCAAGGCTCTGCCTTAGTGCTGAGTTAGAAGCAACACCTCCGGCAATAGCCAGTTTATCATAGCCGTACTGTTTGACAGCTCTTATAGCGTGCTCTGTAAGTACATCTACTACAGCTTTCTGGAAAGAAGCTGCAAGATCATTTTTGTTAAAGTCTTCTCCCTGCATTCTTTTGATATTGATATAGTTAAGAACAGCGGATTTAAGACCGCTAAAGCTAAAGTCATACTCTGCATCAGCAATCTTGGCTGTAGGAAAAGATATGGCGTTCTCATCGCCATCTCTTGCTGCCTTATCTATCTTAGGTCCGCCGGGATATCCAAGTCCTATTGCTCTTGCTACCTTGTCAAAAGCTTCTCCGGCTGCATCATCTCTTGTCTGACCTATTATGTCATATACTCCGTAGTCCTTGACTACAACAAGATGTGAATGTCCTCCGGATACCACAAGGCACACAAATGGAGGTTCCAAGTCTTTATTTTCAATATAGTTAGCACTTATATGCCCTTCGATATGATGGACTCCTATAAGCGGAATGCCCGTTGCAAAGCTAAGGGCCTTAGCTTCTGATACACCTACAAGAAGTGCACCTACAAGTCCCGGGCCATATGTAACTGCAATGGCATCTATATCTTCTAATGTAAGATCAGCCTGACTAAGAGCTTCTCTTACGCAATAATTTATTTTCTCTACATGCTTTCTAGATGCTATCTCCGGAACAACACCGCCATATACTGTATGAAGAGCAATCTGAGAAGAGATAATGTTAGACAGAACTTCTCTTCCGTCTCTTACTACTGCAGCAGCAGTTTCGTCACAGCTGCTTTCGATAGCAAGTATAGTCACGTGATCTTTTTCACTATCTGTGTTTTTATCTTTACTATCTGTCTGTGAGAGATTTGAACCCTCCTCACTTTTTATTGACATCATTATGACGCCGTCATCTTCTGTTTTCTTATCAATGATCATTACATCTATTTCCTTTTTCACTTTTGGGAATATACGATTCAATCTCCCTCTACTATATCCCAGCCATATATCTTCCACCTGCCATCAGCATCTAAAGTAAGGACAAACTGATATGTCAGGATCTGTCGTTCACTAGTACCTCTCATAGAGAACATGCAATTACCCGAAGCACAGTAGTCATTACCGACATATTTGTATTTAAAGTCATAATCTTCATCAACAACATATGCCGCTACCACAACTCCTGCATCCTTTTTGGATAGAACTTCCTGCTTAAGCTGTGCTTCAACATCTGTCTGATTGGCCAGAAGATCATCATCATACAGGTATGCTCTTTGATAGCTCATCTTCTTAAATTCCGAATCGCTGTAGCTCTCATTATAGAGCGCTGTTGTTATATATGCAAAATATTCAACAACATCTCCGGGATCCTTTGGATAATCGTTTTCAAGGTTCCTGTTGCATATAGCTGTTACAGGATCAGTCGATTCATCCTCAAGCGTTATCTCCCATCCTAGAACCTTCCAGTTCTTGCCTGATTCATTATCTTTTCTCATAGTAAAAAGATAATTGTAGGTATCTGCTACGCTGTCTTTCCTCATAACAAAACGGCAATTGACCTTGGCATACTGATAAGGATCTCCATCTATTGTATATATATCATTACTTGCATCGAAGTTATCAATAAAATAGTTAGATATGGTTATCCCTTGATCTTTCTTAGACTTAACTTCAGCCTTCATGGAAGCAAGATAACTATCCATAGACCCCTGCGCTTCCTGAAGCTCTGAATCCATAAGTTCATATCTTTTGGTGCAAAGTTTCTCAAGTTCTTTGTCGCTGTATTCCTCGTTATATAAAGCCCTAGTGATCCTGGCAAATAAAGTCACAACCCCGTCCACTGTGCCCGGATAGGAATTATCCAGATTCATAGTAGCCAGAGTCTGAACTTCGCTTTGCTTTCCGACTTTCTCTTCTGGCACAGTAGTAAGGACTGATGTAAATCTGGTGAGTATAGCCCATGCAACTGCAGCTCCCAATAGGAGCATTATAAGTCCCTGAACAAAACGATTGTTCCAAATGCTATTACCTTTTTTGGCCATATCGAACCTCATACTGCGAGCAAAACAAGTAGCAAGTGACATGTTACTTTGAAGCTCGCATCACTAATTATTCTTCAGGAAAAACAAGTGTTACCATTCTTCCATCTTTGGCAGCAACAGTATTTTTGAATATCTTCTTTGTATCATTTAAATAATCTTTCGGATTATTAAGTGAAGGACTGTAGTGTGTCAGCCACATTTCTTTAACTCCGGCTTTCCTTGCCATGTCAGCCGCTTCATAGAAGGTCATATGCTTCTTGTCTCTGGCCTTTTGAATCTTATCAGGCTCACCATACATTCCTTCGCATATGAACAGATCCGCATCCTTGGCATGACTTACTATGCTGTCGGTAGGTCTTGAATCTGTAACATAGGTAAAATGAATACCTGTACGGGCATTACCAAGTACCATATCAGGAGTAAAGCTCCTTCCATCTTCAAGGACTATATTTTCACCATTTTGAAGTCTGCTCCAATACTGCCTTGGAATCTCAAGAGCATTGGCATTATCAACATTAAAGCGGCCTTTACGGGACAGCTTAAAATCATATCCATAACATATGACATTATGATTAACCTTGAATGCAGTGATCTCAAAATCAGGCATACCTTCTAAAGTCAGCTTCTCTTCAGATCCTGTCAGCTCATGAAATACAATAGGAAAAGGAAGCTCAGGAGCTATGACACGCAAACTGTTAACTACTTTCTCAAGTCCTTTGGGCCCCACCATATGAAGAGGCTCTTTACGTTCTGCATTGCCCATTGTAAGGAGCATTCCGGGAAGACCCGAAATATGATCTGCATGATAATGGGTGAAACATATCATGCTTATAGGATTGGGGCTCCATCCTGCTTTTCTTAAAGCTATCTGTGTTCCTTCTCCGCAGTCTACAAGTATACTGTATCCGTTATAACGTACCATAAGGGACGTCAGATATCTGTATGGAAGAGGCATCATTCCGCCGGTTCCAAGTAGGCATAAATCTATCATAACTATTTCCTTATTAAATCTGTGCTTATTAATCTCATTCTGACTGAGTATTTCTCAGCCAGTAAATCTCTGCATCGTCTTTGGGATTATCATAAAATCCCGGGCGTTTTCCATCTGACTTAAAACCAAGCTTCTCATAAAGCTTTCTTGCAGCAACATTGGAAGAACGCACTTCCATAGTATAATTTACTATTCCGATTCCGCGTCCTCTTTCAAGGAGCTGGCGCATCATCTTGTATCCTACGCCCTCCCCGCGCATATTCTTATCCACTGAGACATTGGTAATCTCTCCGTCTCCCTGGATATTCTGAACTCCGCACAGACCTATTATCTGCCCCTGCTTCTCAGCAACAAGATATATAGTATCATCTCTTGTACTTGCAGTAAGAAGCTGTTCCAAAGTCCATGCTTCATTTCCAAGATTCTCTTTTTCTAAAGCTGCTGCCCTGTCTATATCTTCAGCTTTTAATAGTCTTATGAATACTCTTTCTTTGACTTTGGGGATCTTCATTCCAAAAACACTAGCTTCAGAATCAGACTTAGCAGATCCTGCGCCACTATCCGGAGAGTTTCCTGTATTATCTTCGGTTTTCTTTTCAAGACTTGTCCTCTCTGCCTGAGATACTCTTAAATATTCCGGAGCAAAAGAGTCTGCATCTACTGTTCTACCTTCTCTCATATACTGAGCTGCTGCCTGACATAAAGATGCTGCATTCTGTCTATCCTGTGATACAGATGCTACGCTGAAAGGAACTTTAAGCTTTTGTTCAAGACTGTCAAGATATACAGGTACTCCATCACCAAGTATTGTTACA encodes:
- a CDS encoding glycosyltransferase family A protein; the encoded protein is MNGISILLKWPSGKKFDIPAYQKSLKLVCDIPQITDVVDNLEDDTHPDNDLLIIDPDIILEPSNLLRLQNILYSSYFIGAVQPQTSYVMRSLECEPTNKLFAECAEYAGFLGMSEEDCLTDVRFFHDYCVLVRGSLRKKLFGTATGICTKLQSGLYQGADLALSIQRFGYTCVTSKNCFFFREKSTFAKSSDSLTKLRHDECLFRKLGRKIKSERLTVAIPTCNHAFYLERILNHLSIQTCSDFDIVIQDDNSNTSMADVIERYDIGFRRRISLYRNPFNIGMDSNYGLALSNVTTNLVWIVSDEDMIKKDAVESIYKAAFSFPDSGILYFPVNINYQNLKLLPMQTFGSLKHFIRFFNTMQSERDEQIGDSLMYLSDKVFRIPVLLNRMNSFYKYTYSEIPTTSLLLKGLDSGIPCSLIPKNLIAESDMLKRDLDLYDIINRMRIINELDMNITSKQRSDLFAMLYPHYQKAMRQYMTSDYNPDDHYLETIFITIYRYILPETSKQIVNNVIDMCSTKDGFKKYMKDLLH
- the ispD gene encoding 2-C-methyl-D-erythritol 4-phosphate cytidylyltransferase — its product is MAENIKTAAIVLAAGSGSRMHSDIKKQYMEINKRPLIYYALKAFEDSFTDEIVLVVSPGDIDYCKTEIVDKYGFTKVKRIVEGGKERYDSVRLGLHGVSNDTDYVMIHDGARPFVTEDIMRRSIDAAIEHRACVVGMPVKDTIKISDSDGFAADTPDRKLLWMVQTPQTFDYKLILSLYDQLELRKEEIKEKGISITDDAMVVETFSDIKVKLVEGSYNNIKITTPEDIGFAEAILG
- the tsaD gene encoding tRNA (adenosine(37)-N6)-threonylcarbamoyltransferase complex transferase subunit TsaD, coding for MIIDKKTEDDGVIMMSIKSEEGSNLSQTDSKDKNTDSEKDHVTILAIESSCDETAAAVVRDGREVLSNIISSQIALHTVYGGVVPEIASRKHVEKINYCVREALSQADLTLEDIDAIAVTYGPGLVGALLVGVSEAKALSFATGIPLIGVHHIEGHISANYIENKDLEPPFVCLVVSGGHSHLVVVKDYGVYDIIGQTRDDAAGEAFDKVARAIGLGYPGGPKIDKAARDGDENAISFPTAKIADAEYDFSFSGLKSAVLNYINIKRMQGEDFNKNDLAASFQKAVVDVLTEHAIRAVKQYGYDKLAIAGGVASNSALRQSLEKACKDNNIRFYRPSPVLCTDNAAMIGAAGYYEYMKGERADLSLNAVPNLPLGDRERRFHGRSSQK
- a CDS encoding DUF6715 family protein, with amino-acid sequence MRFDMAKKGNSIWNNRFVQGLIMLLLGAAVAWAILTRFTSVLTTVPEEKVGKQSEVQTLATMNLDNSYPGTVDGVVTLFARITRALYNEEYSDKELEKLCTKRYELMDSELQEAQGSMDSYLASMKAEVKSKKDQGITISNYFIDNFDASNDIYTIDGDPYQYAKVNCRFVMRKDSVADTYNYLFTMRKDNESGKNWKVLGWEITLEDESTDPVTAICNRNLENDYPKDPGDVVEYFAYITTALYNESYSDSEFKKMSYQRAYLYDDDLLANQTDVEAQLKQEVLSKKDAGVVVAAYVVDEDYDFKYKYVGNDYCASGNCMFSMRGTSERQILTYQFVLTLDADGRWKIYGWDIVEGD
- a CDS encoding ribonuclease Z, whose protein sequence is MIDLCLLGTGGMMPLPYRYLTSLMVRYNGYSILVDCGEGTQIALRKAGWSPNPISMICFTHYHADHISGLPGMLLTMGNAERKEPLHMVGPKGLEKVVNSLRVIAPELPFPIVFHELTGSEEKLTLEGMPDFEITAFKVNHNVICYGYDFKLSRKGRFNVDNANALEIPRQYWSRLQNGENIVLEDGRSFTPDMVLGNARTGIHFTYVTDSRPTDSIVSHAKDADLFICEGMYGEPDKIQKARDKKHMTFYEAADMARKAGVKEMWLTHYSPSLNNPKDYLNDTKKIFKNTVAAKDGRMVTLVFPEE
- the tsaB gene encoding tRNA (adenosine(37)-N6)-threonylcarbamoyltransferase complex dimerization subunit type 1 TsaB, which produces MKILAIDTSGLTATVALCEDDRLVSVFSIQYKTTHSQILMPMLEKIKELTSLDLKTIDAIALAAGPGSFTGLRIGTATAKGLCLALNVPLIAVPTLDAMAYNLYGVERLICPMMDARRSQVYTGVYTFVPEKREDTSLYTYSMKTILDQKCASIDEIADFLNAQGKPVTILGDGVPVYLDSLEQKLKVPFSVASVSQDRQNAASLCQAAAQYMREGRTVDADSFAPEYLRVSQAERTSLEKKTEDNTGNSPDSGAGSAKSDSEASVFGMKIPKVKERVFIRLLKAEDIDRAAALEKENLGNEAWTLEQLLTASTRDDTIYLVAEKQGQIIGLCGVQNIQGDGEITNVSVDKNMRGEGVGYKMMRQLLERGRGIGIVNYTMEVRSSNVAARKLYEKLGFKSDGKRPGFYDNPKDDAEIYWLRNTQSE